The genome window TCCAAAATAGGAATTGAGTTGTTTTAAATCACAAGCTACAACTTGTAAAAACGCTATAGCATTTTCCAAATCAGCACGCCTGATACAAAAACTATAAGAGGGCAACCATACGGAAGTAGTAGTATGAGTGATTTAGGAAAGTATGTAGGCAATTGATAAATACTGGAAATATCATAAATGCATTAGTAGCCTGAATGTTATTTAATTTTTTTAGAATAATAAAATTGAAACCATTACAAATTTCAATCGTATAACAAATAAGGATTGTTCAGGGAGGTGTTTGTGCTATGCCATTTAGCGGCTGGGCTATACTAACGTTTTCAATTGTATTTTTCTTACCTTTCTTTATTTGGCTTTCTGCTAGTTATCTAAATAAATTACAAGGTAACGAAGATCACTCGAAAAGAAAAAATAACTATTGGGTATTCTTAGTATCGCTTGGGTTATTAAATTCCATGAATTCTTTCTTTTTTAAGATTCAAGATACATATTCTTTAGCAGTAACAATCTCAATCATTTTGTTATTTAGCCTATATATGTTTTTAATTGTACGGAAAGATAAGAAAAAAGTATCATTTAGGTAAGACTTTCAAGACAAAAGGGAATTATTTGAGCTGCGCATGAATAGCGGTGGAATGACTACGAAGGGTTTGGGAAGTTGATTCAACAGTGCAAAGATCCTCTTGAAGTAGACTATGTAAAATACATGTCTAATTTCAAGGGGGTTTTTATTAATTGTTTGTTCTTTCAATTTCATGGTTGTAACACTACATTTTAAAAAAAGCTTCGAATTGTTTAATGGTTGTTTGATATTTTTTCAATACTTCCAATGCAAGACCGGCTGCAATTGCTTGTAAACTATCTCCTAATGTAGAAATAGATGCACCAATATAGGTCAGTTTAGCTGCATAAATTTCAGGAGAATCAGTTGGGAAATTGGAGTTATGGTTTCTGATATTCATCAGCATTTCCTCCTTGAACTGTGTAAAATCAAATCATTATTTCATCATTTGCGTCATTGAATGGAATTTGGGATGAATGTCGGTTGGCGATAGTCAAACCTCTCTCGTGATGATAAAATAAGAACAGATATTCTTGTCTTGTGTGATGAAGAATCCATGATTGTCAAAACAATTGGTGTTAGCAATTTCGAATGACACATATAAAGAAACAGGCATCGGAATACGTACAATGCTCGTTCTGTTCAATTAACACGATAATAGAAGTGGACTTAAGCTAAATTAAGAACAGTAAATCAAAATGAAGAGACAAATGAAATTTTAATAAGCAATTACGGTGACAAGTCTGCAGATAGTATACTGGTATATCGTAGTGTATGGTAAGGAGTAAAACTATGAATAAATTTAATAAGACGTTAACATATGTAAATGAATTACTTTATGAACCTAATCATTTAATTATAGAAAACATTCAAGAAGAAACTCAAAATTCAGATTATGGGGCTGGGTTATTTCAGTTAAATTCTACATCGGTTAGATTTAGAGTCGCAAAAATAACACCTAACAAGATAGGACAATTTGTTGCATTTTGGGAAAAGGATGAAGCTAATAAAAACCAAGCATTTTCATATGACAATGCAACTGATCTATTGGTAATAAACACATTTAATAGTAATGGCGATTTTGGCCAATTCGTTTTTCCAAAAGAAGTTCTTTTAAAACAAAACATCCTTAAAACCGCCAATACAAAGGGGAAAATGGCAATTAGAGTTTATCCTTGTTGGGATACTCCCACTAGCAAACAAGCTATTGTAACACAAAAGTGGCAATTACCATATTTTATTAAGATTGATAATACTAATAGTTTACCAATACATGAGCTATTAAAATTATACGCCAACTAAAATTAGAATCTTTAAACAAAAAGAATAAGCACCATCCTTTATTACAGATTGGATAAAGTTTCATCTGATATAATTAGTTAATTTAAAAAATACTAAAGGTTGGTGAATTTTATTGAAAATTCTTGAGACTGATCGACTTGTCCTTCGCCTACAAACAACTGATGATGTGGCGTTTATCCTGGAGCTTTTGAACGATCCTTCCTGGTTGAAGTTCATAGGTGATTTCAGTGTGAAAACGCTGGATGATGCAAGGACCTATATTTTGAATGGACCTGTTCGCATGTATGAACAACTCGG of Lysinibacillus agricola contains these proteins:
- a CDS encoding MepB family protein codes for the protein MNKFNKTLTYVNELLYEPNHLIIENIQEETQNSDYGAGLFQLNSTSVRFRVAKITPNKIGQFVAFWEKDEANKNQAFSYDNATDLLVINTFNSNGDFGQFVFPKEVLLKQNILKTANTKGKMAIRVYPCWDTPTSKQAIVTQKWQLPYFIKIDNTNSLPIHELLKLYAN